A single Dermacentor albipictus isolate Rhodes 1998 colony chromosome 3, USDA_Dalb.pri_finalv2, whole genome shotgun sequence DNA region contains:
- the LOC135919941 gene encoding uncharacterized protein: MVRTDSPEVAQQAAITLALLEDEKSLVYCDSKRAILFFGTGSISPTVGITLGTHHLTPNYINWFPVQMGQLEGLLAVTTRVVLETCASIKTSFPEVVEGAAIALALAQPKVGRIVTDSQKAYNNYRNGWVSLAAVDILKSKRDVPERKVEFIWTPAHSGLEGNELAHQFAREMEHRVEEGEPQPILSYRDITNYYKTERRRYPDPHKSLSREQQAIYRQIQAGSFPHPYLQNKMYPERYEEDCNFCKTQLGTLQHVIGVCDFIKAILPPLNYPATIPLPSSTLTERWETLLTSTALEDQLVLISRGQAAREAYGSREEGTTSIDGV; the protein is encoded by the coding sequence ATGGTCCGCACTGATAGCCCTGAGGTGGCCCAGCAGGCGGCCATCACCCTTGCACTCCTAGAAGACGAGAAAAGCTTGGTATACTGCGACTCCAAGAGGGCAATTCTGTTTTTCGGAACAGGCAGCATATCCCCGACCGTCGGCATAACACTTGGTACTCATCACCTCACCCCAAACTACATCAATTGGTTCCCGGTACAGATGGGACAATTGGAGGGGCTGCTGGCAGTTACAACGCGGGTTGTGCTCGAAACCTGCGcttccatcaagacgtcttttccggaGGTGGTAGAAGGGGCCgcgatagcgctagcactcgcgcagcccaaggtgggaagaatagtcaccgactcgcaaaaggcgtataacaactacagaaACGGGTGGGTGTCCCTTGCGGCTGTAGATATTCTCAAAAGTAAACgtgacgtacctgaaaggaaagttgagtttatatggacaccggctcactctgggctggagggcaacgaacttgcccaccagttcgcccgagagatggaacaccgggttgaggaaggtgagccacagcCCATACttagttacagagacattacgaactattataagacggagaggcgccgttaccccgatcctcacaaatcgcttagcagagaacagcaagcgatctacaggcaaatacaggcaggatccttcccgcacccttaccttcaaaacaagatgtacccggaaaggtacgaggaggattgtaacttctgcaaaactcagttaggcacgctccaacacgtcattggagtatgcgatttcatcaaggcgatcctcCCACCTCTTAACTACCCCGCTACCATACCCCtaccctcatccacccttaccgagcgatgggagaccttgctaaccagcaccgccctggaagaccagctcgtcctgatctccaggggccaggcggctagggaagcatatgggtcccgtgaagagggaaccacttccatcgacggcgtctaa